From a single Fusobacterium ulcerans ATCC 49185 genomic region:
- a CDS encoding response regulator, with translation MKYLVLDDEILAAEYLVALICEVDKKAEAITVNNPVKALELIKEQFHVCFIDIQMPGLNGIEFANKLKKLYPKTNFIFVTGYSDYMREAFKLDASDYIMKPVNVEQIRHALENLRYSVPENLLGDEKKRIQITCFGNFDILIDGNPVKFKFEKTKELLAYLVHRKGARCTSKEVIANLWEEEGHDSYYRMLKKDLRDVLNKLGCEKIIYSERGKIGLLDLESIQCDYFKWGENIVEGRKLYHGEYMAQYSWGKEVNAFLDMDKYQK, from the coding sequence GTGAAATACTTAGTATTGGACGATGAAATACTTGCAGCAGAATATCTTGTAGCATTAATATGTGAAGTTGACAAAAAAGCAGAAGCTATAACAGTAAATAATCCTGTTAAGGCACTTGAGCTTATCAAGGAACAGTTTCATGTGTGCTTTATTGATATACAAATGCCAGGATTAAATGGCATAGAATTTGCAAATAAACTTAAAAAATTGTATCCAAAAACCAATTTTATATTTGTAACTGGTTACTCAGATTATATGAGAGAGGCATTTAAATTGGATGCCAGTGATTATATAATGAAGCCAGTAAATGTGGAGCAGATACGCCATGCACTTGAAAATCTTAGATATTCTGTACCTGAAAATTTATTAGGAGATGAAAAGAAAAGGATACAGATAACCTGTTTTGGAAACTTTGATATACTTATTGATGGGAATCCTGTGAAATTTAAGTTTGAAAAGACAAAGGAGCTTTTGGCATATCTTGTTCATAGGAAAGGGGCAAGATGTACTTCAAAAGAAGTAATTGCAAATTTATGGGAGGAAGAAGGACATGACTCTTACTATAGGATGTTGAAAAAAGACTTACGAGATGTGCTGAATAAACTGGGATGTGAAAAAATAATATATAGTGAAAGAGGAAAGATTGGACTGTTGGACTTAGAGAGTATTCAATGTGATTATTTTAAATGGGGAGAAAATATTGTAGAAGGGAGGAAACTTTATCATGGAGAATATATGGCTCAATATTCTTGGGGAAAAGAAGTTAATGCTTTTTTAGATATGGATAAATATCAAAAATAA
- a CDS encoding sensor histidine kinase, with the protein MKETYLQNYLVENYTLIAIILGTYFIVSMKSAVDIFIKKRMIINMTILLILSIVEFYMNCHKDQTIMKLPLIITGLIYYSLKPIVMAIVITIIEPKNKLIYIPAIVNFFFYCSIFLKNKVFYFGADGSIELGLLEYTFIITNWIYWGIFLFVLNLKFYKNTKINHLQAFFCIAWLMTANIMESIGMRPGILNESYATAFLFYYLVIHVQISQQVNEEKEIKLREQRISLMLSQIQPHFLYNTLNTITALCRANPKLAEETTIKFSGYLRENMYSMGENDTQLFSKELEHTNIYLDIEKLRFGDRVNVEYDIKSSDFDMPTLTLQPIVENAVKHGICKKLEGGTIKISTEKKGRDYIITISDNGIGFEVESALNDGKEHVGIRNVKERLKSIVNAELEITSFIGIGTIVKIIIHGERKKLRLEKGERREILSIGR; encoded by the coding sequence GTGAAAGAGACATATTTGCAAAATTATCTTGTTGAAAATTATACACTTATTGCAATAATATTGGGTACATATTTTATTGTTTCCATGAAATCAGCAGTGGATATATTTATAAAAAAACGAATGATTATAAATATGACCATACTTTTGATTCTATCTATAGTAGAGTTTTATATGAATTGTCATAAAGATCAAACTATAATGAAATTGCCTCTCATAATAACAGGATTAATCTATTATTCTTTAAAACCTATAGTTATGGCTATAGTCATAACTATAATTGAACCTAAAAATAAATTAATCTATATTCCTGCAATAGTAAATTTCTTTTTTTATTGTAGTATATTTTTAAAAAATAAAGTATTTTATTTTGGAGCTGATGGAAGTATTGAACTTGGACTTTTAGAATATACCTTTATTATTACAAATTGGATATATTGGGGTATATTCCTTTTTGTATTGAATCTTAAATTTTATAAAAATACAAAGATAAATCATCTTCAGGCTTTCTTTTGTATAGCATGGCTGATGACTGCAAATATTATGGAATCAATAGGGATGAGACCAGGAATATTGAATGAAAGTTATGCTACAGCTTTTTTGTTTTATTATCTTGTAATACATGTACAAATATCTCAGCAGGTGAATGAGGAGAAAGAAATAAAGCTGAGGGAACAGAGGATATCATTGATGCTTTCACAGATACAGCCTCACTTCTTATATAATACTTTAAATACTATAACTGCCCTTTGTCGAGCAAATCCAAAACTTGCAGAGGAAACTACTATAAAGTTTTCTGGATATCTTAGAGAAAATATGTATAGTATGGGTGAAAATGATACCCAGCTTTTTTCTAAGGAGCTAGAGCATACAAATATATATCTTGATATAGAAAAGCTAAGATTTGGAGATAGGGTAAATGTAGAATATGATATAAAATCATCTGATTTTGATATGCCAACTCTTACATTGCAACCAATTGTAGAAAATGCAGTCAAGCATGGGATATGCAAAAAACTTGAAGGTGGAACTATAAAAATTTCTACAGAAAAGAAGGGGAGAGATTATATAATAACAATTTCAGATAATGGAATAGGTTTTGAAGTAGAAAGTGCATTAAATGATGGGAAGGAACATGTTGGTATACGCAATGTAAAAGAACGGTTAAAAAGTATTGTTAATGCAGAGCTTGAAATTACAAGCTTTATAGGAATTGGAACAATTGTAAAAATTATTATTCATGGAGAAAGAAAAAAGTTAAGATTAGAGAAAGGAGAAAGGCGTGAAATACTTAGTATTGGACGATGA